DNA from Larimichthys crocea isolate SSNF chromosome XIII, L_crocea_2.0, whole genome shotgun sequence:
GGAATATGCAAGTATTGGAGCTTGACTTGTTCTTCACCTTTTGTGTGCCCCCCTCTGTTTCCACTGTTGTCAGCCCATCTGTCACCAAAGTCTTCTGGCTGCTGGTCATTGTAAAGGATGTACGCTACTTCTGTGTTCTGTGAAGAGGACAGaggatttgatttttattagaATTAGAAACCACCAAACTTGGGCACATACGAAACACAAGAGTCGAGGTGTACAaacttgtgttttctgtgagcATGCTCTTGAAACTATATCACCTTTCCCACAGCTATTTGGAGAAACAGACTGcacaaatgaatataaatgaacaaGTAAATTTCAGTtctcattttcagtttcttaTTCTGATCTTATACTGTCACTAGGTTGTATGAGAGAACACAAACAAGCCTATGACTGCGTCTCTGAAATGAGAATAAGTCTTTGGACTGCAGCGAAAAAGCAGAAGCAGGCAATAAATGAATAGATATATAACATCTGCTGATGTCTATGAGAACCTACATGTGTTTACTACTCATATTGCTTGAGCAAAATATTATAGTTACATTTTGGACATTAGAAAAGAGTGCatgcaattaaaacaaataaataccaCAAGAATATTTACAACCACGCTGGCAAAAGCTAACGAgggttcaaataaataaaccaatagAAATACAAAGATTCAAAAGGAATTTCATATTAATACCAAAACTCTATCCTTGTGGACTCACAAATAAAGGATTCTGTCAATACTGCACAGCGATAAAtcgctttattttatttttaaaggacaGAATTTGCATTTTAGAGAGATgacatataataaaaaattgAAGCACCAgctgtcataaaaaaagaagtagcCAAGTTCACATTAATCCTGCATGCATATATTtaatacatgaataataaagtataaaaaccTGTATAACACACGAATCACACGTAGAAGGAAGCTTGCTTTCTGTGATTTCCTATAAAATGAACTCTCAGTAAAACAGAAATGCATTCACAATGTTTGTGACTGTGACGGCGACAGACCTTTCCTTGTGAGTACAGCTGTCCGACTGTCCTGCCCAGAGCTCCCGTGGTGTCGTTCACTGTCCCCTTCCCATTAGTCCATCCGTCGCTCCCTTTTTCCAGCAGTAAATAGAATTCACCCAGATAAGGAGCCTTTCTGCCGTGTTCTTTAGGCAGCTTGTACATGTAGAACCTAAGATGTAACAGTGGTGAAGGTGACAGGAGACAGGTAAAGGTGTAAATATGTAAGCAGCTTGATACTTTGCACATTATTGTTTCAGCGCTCCTCTTAGCTTTCTCGTGACACCAAAGAACGTCCATAgaagtgtatttttaaatgCCTGTTTTGTCCAGGACTCTTATTAATTACCAATCAACTGCATCTCCTTTGTCATTGTAGCAGCTGATTGGCTGGGTGTTGCCCCCTAGTGGCACACAGGTGATCAGGAGGGACAGGAACAGAAGCATCTGAGAAAAAGAGATTATTGattacagataaataaatatataattttgtaTAATTACAATGATATCTGGGCCATTGGCATCTTTGAGATAGACTTGAAATATGTGAGGCCCCCTAATCTGAATGTGGAACTTTAGTGTATGTTGTAATGTACAGAGACCATCCTCaacaatacagtatatttacattgctgttatatatatttttttttattaaatgaccTTTCTAACACTAATGGCAAAAACTGAATCAAACTCAACAAGTGTTAAAACATTAAGTGAAACCATTTGCTCTTGTTCACTGGTGGAAAAATagtactttttaaaagtaaaagtaccgACACAACAGAGCAGAAATACTCAAgttaaagtcctgcattcaaaatatTAGTACAGAGTGTACAAAATACACCAAAAGTAAACATACCCATTGTGGAGAATAGTATGAATTACATAACTGGAATTATAATTACTGATGCACTTACTTACTTATGCAAATAAACGTCACTTTAATTTACTGTTTAACAACTAGTTCCCCAAtaggcggcagtagctcagtccatagagacttggcttgggaactggtACAAGTCCAGTATGGAAAACAAAGTATAGTggtggtggactggtagctggaaaggtgccagttcacctcctgcccaggtgcccttgagcaaggctgcccatcactccaccatctctctgcaCATATGCATGTGAACCATGTGtacataaaatgtgtgtgtgtgtgtgtttcaggttgaaatgcatgtaaaattgAAAAGGAAAGTATTTCCCCTCCAGGGAttaaagtatctcttcttctttttcttcttagttCAGTCTGagttgtacacacacatacatgttaaATTATGAAAAACGACAATATGATTTCAATGTTCCACTCTGGATTCAGGAGCAGCATCTTGTGAACATTAAATCAGTGCAAATCTAAACTTCCAGGCTAAAAAAAACACGTGTGAAAACTGACTGTAAGTGAACTAACTACAGCTGAAACTGACATTAAGTCACAACATGCAGCAGATTCAAGAAGAAGACACACGTTAATCTGAATGTGACAGCCCATACAGACCTCTATCTGAGCGTCTTTGTCCTCATATGTGTCCTCAACAGGTCCCTGTCTTGTCCTCAGCAGGAATGTGTGCTGTAGTTCCCAGTTTTGAACAAGTCATTTCCATCTAGACCAgtttcatctgctgctgctgccttgtTTTGGTCTGGGACTAAAAACAGCGGGATGAGACAGTGACGTatggaaacatgtttaaacatggCTGACACCGACAGACTTCTTCCAGGACAGAAaccaacaaaaagacaaaaagctcttttgattttgttgtaataataaaatatcaactttatgaaagaaaaaactaaCAGGAAATATGGTTCACGCCGTTTTTTAAACGCTTCCTAACTTCCGCGCTCTGTCTTATCCTTCTCTAACACGTCCTAGGTTTGAGTCACACGGTAGGTGACGTCGAAATGTGGGCGGGGCTGCAAAAAGCggcaaataaatataaaataaaaatttgaataaatataaaataaataaacataaaataaaaataaatataaataaataaataaatataaataaataaaataaaataaaaaataaaataaaataaaataaataatattaaataaataaataataaattattacatGATACAATTAAGTCCTGTTGCGGAGAGACAGCATAgacataatgttttaattattagcatttaaaatttatttattttatgtatatatacagtttgGTAGTAGCAGATAAGGTAAATGCGCAGATAAGTTTTAATCTATCGCTACATTATATCAATATCCAATAtctgaaaatgatgatgatgatatatatgttttattattattgtttaattattacatattattattatatattattcatttattatcagtataaataatagattaaatataaattaatacatttttaataattataaatcTATAACCCTAAATTAcacatcttttatcttttaaccCCTATATATATAAGGTGAAAAAGCCTATGAACCACTATACAGAATGAAGAGTATGCAGAGTACAGGTTTAATTAAGGGTTTTACACTCCACaatctgttttaataaattatattaaaaccaCACAATAAGGAACTCTCATCACCTACAGATAATGGTAAATGTATGTTACACAAAATTACCCTTAAATGGATAAAGAGCTTACAACATGAAAGGACACAAAAACCAAGAAGCGAATCCAAAAAAGGTTTGTGGActgttcttatttatttttatatacatatacctGCTGATGACTCAGTTCGAGAGATGATACTGTGTATCTACTCAGTGCTACAATACGTATGTAATGCACACTTCCATCTTAAAAGTGGAAGTCTGGTTAGTTGGCGTGTTGTCTTTCTTCCTGTTTGACTCTTTCACAATTTTGGTGAAAagtgtggtttctttttttgttgttgttacattattttctcctcctgtttctcttttgttccttttcttttcacttgacatgttcatctgttttatctttttcttgATGATGAGATATGGCGTGATGCGAGTCATGTGGCAGAATAATGAATGTGTCATCAATAATCTGGAGATATACAATGACCTCTTAAACTTTACATCTGAGATAGAAAACTTTTTGATGAGTTAGCACAGAGTGATCTTTATAATTCACTAGAGAGGCAATATTTTTGTTCTCCTATTTGACTTAGAAGCTGAACCAGCAAAGTAAGGCAAAGTGTTACTATCACATGACACACCATTTTGCTCTACTTGAGGAAGTGACACAGCATCCTATCGTCACCTCGAACTTCACTTGATTAGACAAGCAAGGACTTCCTCAGAAAGCTGTCCTTAACTGAGTGGACTAAACACACCAGAGGTCAAGGGTTTCCTGGAGGCCCGTTTTGGCTGATGACATGTGTGGAGATACAGTGTAGGAATATTCAGAAACAAATCATTGGATCAGGACTTTCCATGCTGCAAAGCAGTGTTATTGACAGTGTTATTGAACTTTAGTTAATGCTATTTTATGTGCaaaatcttcttctttctaCTTCTAATCCTCCAATCATCATTACTTTTTGTCAGAATAAGGATCAGGCTTATTACCAGGTAGGTTTTCGcatgctttgttttgttgtgctgGTGCAGTAACAACAAATAATATTATACATTACACACATTAAATCCGTAAATCCCCTTTTTGCCGTTGTGGACCtgaccataaaataaaaatgactctgTAAAGCAAACAGAAATTCAGGAACTTTGAGATAACACCTCTCTGCAGTACTTCATTCTGTGAAAAATTAACGAAAAGTTTATCTTTGCCTTATTTGTTCCCTGAATGGGACATCACTACCACGTCTCATTCTATGCAAACTCTTTGATTTATGTGCAACTGAATGCTGTAAAAGGATCAGATGTTATCACAAGTTTGTGGGAATGTAACCTAGTCAGGCGACGATGGTTAATGTCAAAGATAACAGGACGTGTTTGACACTTCCTTGTTAATGTCACTGCTAAAATGCACGCCAACAATATTTTGGACAAATTGAAGACATAGGTGGATGCAAGTGGCTCAgatacatgttttgtttattttctggctGATAATTTTCCATATACAGTCAAACACTGTGAGGCCTTGGAGCTATTATCTGCACACTTTCCGTGGCTTGTTTAACGTCTACTGTGCAAATAAGGATAGATCAGAGAGACCAGTAGACTGCCTCCTCCACATTAAGAATGGGAGCACACACCAAAATCATTCAATCACTCATCGCagacattcaaaaaaaaaaaaaaactggcaaaaTAAGAAAGCATATCTACTGATCCTATTTACtaggacagagaaaaaaaaagtacttaaCTAGCAGTAAACTTCACAATTTCATCAGAAATGTCCCTCAAGTCACATTAAAAGCTCTGTTGCTCAAACATTAGCGTTTTTGCTACAATCTCAACAGCTTTAACACTGACCGACACTATCAAGAAGGATAGCAATTCCCTAAAACAAAGCATCATctggggaaacaaacaaaaaaaaccctgttttAACAGGAAATTAGGCTAAACAGGCTACAATACTGGATGGCTTCCGCTGTAGCCcaacagttttatgttttttttcccttctcagGTTTGCAGCAGGCATGGTAGTTCAGTCCTCTGCTCGTCCATGCGTCCCCCTTGGACCCTCAGAAGCAGGGAGAAGAAGTCCTCATCGTCCATGGGACCTGGAGCCCTGCTGCGCTGGTCCTCCAGTCTACCCTGGGCCTGTGGGTGGAGGATAAATGGGAAAAATGACTGCCTGAAGTAACCGTGCACTTGTAtcgtgataaaaaaaacatctattcaTTTGCTTACTTGTGTTGTGAGTATCATATTATACAGATCCTCTTTGGGCACGGGAACTGGCACAGGAACCGATGCAGGTGTTGCCGTAGGCCTCCTCACGAAAGAGAGTTGCTTTATGCTGCCTCTGAAACTTCTGGCTTTTGACTTTGCCGGCGGAGACCTTTCGAGCTGCGCCCTCTGGTCATCGAGCCGGCGTGCTTGAGAGGTGGCCACCAGGTCAAAAAACTCCTCTTTCTGCAGTGAGGTCATAGATGAAAAGACGACTGTggggaaaataaaagaaaaagagctttGATGGTCAGACGGCAGGAGACTTCAAGTGGTCAGGAAAGGGAAAGATGTGGAAACATGCAAGTTTGAAGACATTCTTGAGTCACATAGGGGTACGGGTAATTTCATGTTGTTTCAGCTTGATCAAGATGAATCAGCATCATTACATGGAAACATATACAACAGCTGCATCAgttaaacactgtaaaacagaGGCTCAAAGAAGAGCTCCCACCTCTGTGGGTCGGTTTGGTGGTGTTGGGCTCGGAGTGGCACCGCCTCCTCCTGACCCCGCTCTCCAGCCTGAAAGAGCAGCGCTGGTCGTTGAGCCGTCTCCCCTCCTGGAGGGTGCAGAGCAGCTCGTACAGCGCCTCCGGGAAGTCAGGAGTTAACCGGTGAGCCTGAGAAAGCA
Protein-coding regions in this window:
- the gpsm3 gene encoding G-protein-signaling modulator 1 yields the protein MAEGGLLERLVITEEGDEIDGVTERRAESSSVVTMQSCSGESSLKKEEERTGEDENQDDIVTETCLKEEEQRPERKQQTKAEDEVVAVSEEDKQEDDKPEETENINDGQNSGDNEVEGQTHKGINKQPEEHKEDDKVTQSDPQVDTESLNPSEQEAEGTKSQEEDPNKAHRLTPDFPEALYELLCTLQEGRRLNDQRCSFRLESGVRRRRCHSEPNTTKPTHRVVFSSMTSLQKEEFFDLVATSQARRLDDQRAQLERSPPAKSKARSFRGSIKQLSFVRRPTATPASVPVPVPVPKEDLYNMILTTQAQGRLEDQRSRAPGPMDDEDFFSLLLRVQGGRMDEQRTELPCLLQT